In Vicinamibacterales bacterium, the DNA window GCCTTCCCGGGCATCCTGGTCTACCTGCTGCTCTGGGTGGTGATGCCGCGCCCGGAGGCCCCGGTATAGCCGTCACGTCCGTGACAGCCGCTCACAACGACTTCAGCCGTTCCGCCGCCGCGCGCAGCGTCTCGTCCTTCTTGGCGAAACAGAAGCGCAGCGCCAGGGGCGGCGCCTGCTTGTAGAGAAACGCGGACGTGGGGATCGACGCGACGCCGTGCTCGCGAGTGAGGCGCAGCGCGAAGTCCATGTCCGCTTCGCCGGTGATCGCCGAATAATCGAGCAGCTGGAAGTAGGTTCCGCGCGACGGGAGCGGCTTCCATCGCGATCCGCCGATCAAATCGAGGAACAGGTCCCGCTTCCGCTGGTAGAACGCCGCCAGCTCGGGGTAGCCGCGTTTCGCCGCGAGGAATTCCGCGAGGGCGTGCTGCGTCGGCGTATTGGTGGAGAAGGTGACGAACTGATGCACCTTTCTGAACTCGCCGGTCAGCGCCGCCGGGGCCACGACGTAGCCGACCTTCCAGCCGGTCACGTGATAGGTCTTGCCGAACGAGCCGACGATGAAGCTGCGGGCGCGGAGCTCGTCGTATGACGCCATGCTCTCGTGCCGCGCGCCGTCGAAGATGATGTGCTCGTAGACCTCGTCGCTGACGATGGCGATCCCGGTGCCCTTCACCGTTTCGACGAGCTGCGCCATGTCGCCGGCGGAGAGGATCGTGGCCGTCGGATTGTGCGGCGAATTGAGCATGATCACGCGGGTGCGCGGCGAGATCGCGGCGCGGACCTCGTCCCAGGGCACCCGGTAGTCCGGATAGCGCAGCGAAATCACCATCGCCTTGCCGCCGTTGACCTCGATCGCCGGGACGTACGAGTCGTAGCACGGCTCGAACACGATCGCCTCGTCGCCCGGATGCACCACCGCGGCGACGGCGTCGAAGATCGCTTCCGTCCCGCCGGACGTGACGGTGACCTCGCTGTCCGGGTCGTAGGCGGCGCCGTAGAGCTCGCGGAACTTTGCGGCGATCGCCTGGCGCAGGACGGGCACGCCCTGCATCGGCGCGTACTGGTTCCGCCCTGCCTTCATGTGCCGGGCGACGGCGTCGACCAGCGCCGGATCGCAGTCGAAATCCGGGAAGCCCTGGGACAGGTTGATGGCGCCGAGATCCGCCGCGAGCTTCGACATCACGGTGAAGATCGTGGTTCCGACGTTGGGGAGCTTCGACTGGTGAATCACAGCGGCTCGAAGGTGCCGGTCGTGCGGTTCTTGTGCACCGCGTCCCAGCGGAAGTGGCGGCCGTTCATCGCCACGTAGACCCCCGGCGGCAGCACCTGGACGAACGACAGCGCGCTGCCGAGATTGAACAGGCCGTCCGAGCTGCCGAAGGCGTACGGCACCATCGCGCCGGTGAGCACCACCGTCTTGTCGAGCGCGGCGGCCGCGAGCGCGCCGGCCGTCTCGACCATGGTGTCGGTGCCGTGGGTGACGACGATGGCGCGTTCGCCGGCGGCGCGGCAGCGTTCCACGATCCGCGACCGCCCGGCGTCGTCGAGCTCGAGGCTGTCGATCATCATCACCGTCTCGACGGCGAGATCGAGCCGGGCGCGGCCGCGGCGCAGCATCTCGTCCACATGCGTGTCGCGGAAGAAGAGGCGGCCGGTCAGCTCGTCGTATTCCTTGTCGAACGTCCCCCCGGTGACGAGAATGCGGATCGCGCTCATCGGCCCCGGATCCGCGTCGCGCGGAAGAGATCGTCGGCGGACGACAGGATGATGCGGCGGAGCCGCTCGGGATAGTCGGCCGGCAGACGGTCCAGGAACTCGCGGATGGTGGCGGCGGCGCTCGCCGATTGGTACCCGCTCAAGGTCGCATCCATCCACCGCTTCGGAAAGAAGATGTCTCCGGTGCGCTGGATTTCACGGACCAGCAGCAGGCTGGGCTCGAGGTACTTCTCGGAGGCATCGGCCCGGAGCGGATGGTGCAGGTAGCGCAGCCCTTCGAGCACCCACGGCTCGCGCCGCCGGTTCGACACGTCGGCGAGCGCGGCAAACCACGCGTCGCGCTCCTTCCCGCTGGGGGAGATCGCCGGCCGCACGAACTCGAACTGTGCCTTGCGATCCGGGTTCTTGATCTTCGCGTATTGCTCGTCGAGGATGCTCTTCGCGCCGGCCGCGTTGCGAACCGCCAGGTCCTGCGCGAGCCGGATGTAATCGAGCTCGGCGAGGGTGAGCCCCGGAACTTTCTCCTCCTGCTTCCAGACCCGCGTCAGCCACATGACGGTCGCCGGCGTATCCGCGACGTCGCGCAGCGCCGAGAACCAGACCGATTTGAGCGTCGTGGTCGGGGCCGCCGCGAGCCCGGCGCGCAGCACGGGCTCGAGCCGCCGGGCCAGCGGCCGGCGCGCCGGCGGCTCGGTGTGGCGCCAGTACGCCTCGCGTACGTACGCGAGGACGCGGGTGATGTTCAGCTCGTTCGTCTCGACGCCGAGCGCCGCGATCGCGAGATCGAGGAATGCCGCGGGCTTCACCTGGCCGGCCAGCATCGAGTCCCAGAGCGTGACCCAGGCGCTGCCGCGCGTCAGCTCGTCCTCGATGGCCGGGAGGTTGGCCATCAGCCACGCGAGGCTGGCGCGGTCCAGGTGGAACTCTCCGTAGGCGATGCCGCCGCCGTTGGGCAGCACGAACCGCGCCGGCAGCCCGCGCGCCGCAGGCACCTCGACCCGAGGGGCGTTCAGCTGCACCGGCAGGAGGGTCGTGTCCTTCGCGCCGACCGCGACCTGCATCCGCTGGTTCCAGATCAGGTTGCGCCGGGCGTCTCCGTCGTGCTGCTTGAACGCGAGCCGGCGTATCCGTCCGTTCTCCAGGCTCACTTCCGTGGTCACGATCGGCCGTCCACGCTCTTCCACCCACGCATGGCTCCACCCGGCGAGGTCCTCGGGCGTGCGATCGTCGAGCAGCGCGATCAGGTCGTGCCATGACGCGTTGCCGAACGCGTACATCTTGAGATACTCGCGCAGCCCGTCGCGGAACCCTTCGCTGCCGATCAGCGTCTCGAGCTGCCGCATGACGATGGGCGCCTTCTGATAGATGATGGCGCCGTAGAGCGTGCCCGCCTCGTTCAGATTCGCCAGCGGCTGGCGGATCTCGTTGGTGCCGGCGGTTCGATCGACCGCGTACGCGGCCGGGAAGTGATCGATGAGGTAGCGCAGATCGTGGTTGATCGCGGGGAATGCCGGGTTGACGATCTTCGCCGCCAGGTGATTGGCGAAGACCTCCTTCATCCACACGTCGGAAAACCACCGCATCGTCACCAGGTCGCCGAACCACATGTGCGCGGTTTCGTGCGCGATGATGCTGGCGCGGTTGAGCGTCTGATCCTGTGTCGCGCTCTCGTCCAGCAGCAGCCCGTTGGCGTTGTAGAAGATCGATCCCGGGTGCTCCATGCCGCCGAACTGGAACGCGGGCGCCAGCAGGAAATCGAACTTGCCGAACGGGTAGGGAATGGCGGTGAAGTCCTCCAGCCAGGCGAGCGCGCCGGCGTGCAGGTCGAAAATCGCGTCGCGGTTCCGCGCCACCTTGGCGGCGTCGGTCTCGCGATGGAACATGCGGAAGGTGCGGCCGTTGCGCTCGGCCTGCTCGACGGCGAACTTGCCCGCCGCGAACGCGAACAGGTAGGTCGACACCGGCGGCGTTCCGGCGAAGCGGACGCGGGTGCGGCCGCCGGCGTTCTGGCGTTCGAGCTCGGCGCCGTTGCCGAGCGCCTGCCACCCTTCCGGCACGTCGAGCGCCAGCGACCACCGGGCCTTCAGATCGGGTTGATCGAAGCAGGGAAACGCCTGGTGGGCGCGGGCCGGCACGAAGACCGTGTAGAGGAACTCGTCGTTGCGGTTGAGCGGGCCGTCGCCGGCGTTGAACTCCAGCGCGAGGCTGTTCTCTCCCTCGCGCAGGACGTCGGGCGGGACGATGATGTGGCCGTTCACCTGCCGGACGCTCGTCTCCTTCCCGTTGGCTTCGACGCTGCGGAGAAACCCCGCGCGATCGGGCTGGTAGTCGAGCACCAGCGGATCCGACGTGCCCTTCAACACGAACCGGATCAGCGCGCGCCCCGCCACGGGCTGACTGCGTGCGGCGGGAATCGTGAACGCGAGGTCGTAGCGGATGCTGGTCAGCCGCGCGCTGCGATCGCGCGCCAGCGCTTCGCTGATTCCCAGATCCGGGTCGAGTCTCACCTGCATCACGAATCCGAGAAGCCACACCGCGGCCAGCGCGTGCGCCACGAACGCCACGTTACGCCGCCCTCCGGAATCGCAGCGTCACCAGCGCGGCGTATTCGACCAGCACGAAGACGGTGATCAGCGAGAGCTGCATGAAGGTCGCGTACGCCTCGCGTCCCATCAGATCGAAAATGCTCAGGGCAATCGCGGCGATCGATGCCGTCGCCGCGTAGCGCAGCTCGCGCGGCAGCGCCGGCAGCTCGTCGATCAGCAGCATCACCGCCGGCGTGGCGATCAGGAACACGTAGTCCCATCCCTGCGGCGAGAGCAGCGGGATCAGGAGCAGCAACAGGCCCGCCTCCAGTGTGTCCGGCGCCTTCAGCTGACCCCGCCCGGCCATGACGATCGCGGCGAGAAGCAGGAGGATGCCGCCGGCGGCGGCAGCGAGGATCGCCGCGGCCGAATCGGGGCCGATCCACTTGGCGAACATCGCGCCGAGCGACACGTTGTCCTGGTTCAACACGTTGGGTGCGCTGGTCGTCGTCACCGTCCGCCACCAGTCGCCGAGCAGCCGGAGATTGCCCTCCCAGCCGTAGCGCGCCGCGGGCAACAGGAGGAGGACGACGAGTCCCGCCGTCATCGCGAGCAACGCGCCCCGGCGCCGGCGTGTCGCCAGCCACGGCGCGAAAATCACGGCGTAGGGCTTGACCACGACGGCGAGCGCCAGCAGCAGCCCCGCGCCGGCTTCCCGCCCGCGCCGCATCCACACGACGGCGAGCGCCGCGAGGACGGCGAACAGCAGATTGACCTGGCCCAGCACCAGCTCGTGGGCGTAGAACTTGGCCATCGCGAGGAAGGTCAGCACCAGAAGCAGGATCGGCGGACGCCGCAGGTTCGGCAGCGCCCGCAGGCTGAGGCCGAGCAGGACGACCATCGCCACCGCCGACGCCGCGAACCACGCGCCCTTCGCCGCCGCGAGCGGCATCGCCGCGAGCGGCACGGCCAGCAGCGCGAACGCGGGCAGGTACTTGAATTGATAATGGCCGTCGGACTCGCGGTAGAGCGGCTGCGCCGCCGCGGCCCTGGCCCCGGCTGTCCAATACACTTCGAAATCCGGCATCTTTCGCGACACGCGCGTGGTGAAGACCGCGACCAGCGACACGAGCGCCAGCACACCGAGCAGCACGCGTGTCCGCATCAGCGCACATTATCCTGTACTCATGGCCTCTTCCGGCTGGCTCATTCAGATCCTGCTGCCGCTCTACGAC includes these proteins:
- a CDS encoding methionine aminotransferase — translated: MIHQSKLPNVGTTIFTVMSKLAADLGAINLSQGFPDFDCDPALVDAVARHMKAGRNQYAPMQGVPVLRQAIAAKFRELYGAAYDPDSEVTVTSGGTEAIFDAVAAVVHPGDEAIVFEPCYDSYVPAIEVNGGKAMVISLRYPDYRVPWDEVRAAISPRTRVIMLNSPHNPTATILSAGDMAQLVETVKGTGIAIVSDEVYEHIIFDGARHESMASYDELRARSFIVGSFGKTYHVTGWKVGYVVAPAALTGEFRKVHQFVTFSTNTPTQHALAEFLAAKRGYPELAAFYQRKRDLFLDLIGGSRWKPLPSRGTYFQLLDYSAITGEADMDFALRLTREHGVASIPTSAFLYKQAPPLALRFCFAKKDETLRAAAERLKSL
- a CDS encoding asparaginase domain-containing protein, encoding MSAIRILVTGGTFDKEYDELTGRLFFRDTHVDEMLRRGRARLDLAVETVMMIDSLELDDAGRSRIVERCRAAGERAIVVTHGTDTMVETAGALAAAALDKTVVLTGAMVPYAFGSSDGLFNLGSALSFVQVLPPGVYVAMNGRHFRWDAVHKNRTTGTFEPL
- a CDS encoding M1 family aminopeptidase, with amino-acid sequence MAFVAHALAAVWLLGFVMQVRLDPDLGISEALARDRSARLTSIRYDLAFTIPAARSQPVAGRALIRFVLKGTSDPLVLDYQPDRAGFLRSVEANGKETSVRQVNGHIIVPPDVLREGENSLALEFNAGDGPLNRNDEFLYTVFVPARAHQAFPCFDQPDLKARWSLALDVPEGWQALGNGAELERQNAGGRTRVRFAGTPPVSTYLFAFAAGKFAVEQAERNGRTFRMFHRETDAAKVARNRDAIFDLHAGALAWLEDFTAIPYPFGKFDFLLAPAFQFGGMEHPGSIFYNANGLLLDESATQDQTLNRASIIAHETAHMWFGDLVTMRWFSDVWMKEVFANHLAAKIVNPAFPAINHDLRYLIDHFPAAYAVDRTAGTNEIRQPLANLNEAGTLYGAIIYQKAPIVMRQLETLIGSEGFRDGLREYLKMYAFGNASWHDLIALLDDRTPEDLAGWSHAWVEERGRPIVTTEVSLENGRIRRLAFKQHDGDARRNLIWNQRMQVAVGAKDTTLLPVQLNAPRVEVPAARGLPARFVLPNGGGIAYGEFHLDRASLAWLMANLPAIEDELTRGSAWVTLWDSMLAGQVKPAAFLDLAIAALGVETNELNITRVLAYVREAYWRHTEPPARRPLARRLEPVLRAGLAAAPTTTLKSVWFSALRDVADTPATVMWLTRVWKQEEKVPGLTLAELDYIRLAQDLAVRNAAGAKSILDEQYAKIKNPDRKAQFEFVRPAISPSGKERDAWFAALADVSNRRREPWVLEGLRYLHHPLRADASEKYLEPSLLLVREIQRTGDIFFPKRWMDATLSGYQSASAAATIREFLDRLPADYPERLRRIILSSADDLFRATRIRGR
- a CDS encoding glycosyltransferase family 87 protein; protein product: MRTRVLLGVLALVSLVAVFTTRVSRKMPDFEVYWTAGARAAAAQPLYRESDGHYQFKYLPAFALLAVPLAAMPLAAAKGAWFAASAVAMVVLLGLSLRALPNLRRPPILLLVLTFLAMAKFYAHELVLGQVNLLFAVLAALAVVWMRRGREAGAGLLLALAVVVKPYAVIFAPWLATRRRRGALLAMTAGLVVLLLLPAARYGWEGNLRLLGDWWRTVTTTSAPNVLNQDNVSLGAMFAKWIGPDSAAAILAAAAGGILLLLAAIVMAGRGQLKAPDTLEAGLLLLLIPLLSPQGWDYVFLIATPAVMLLIDELPALPRELRYAATASIAAIALSIFDLMGREAYATFMQLSLITVFVLVEYAALVTLRFRRAA